The following are encoded in a window of Phragmites australis chromosome 22, lpPhrAust1.1, whole genome shotgun sequence genomic DNA:
- the LOC133904763 gene encoding LOW QUALITY PROTEIN: protein NUCLEAR FUSION DEFECTIVE 4-like (The sequence of the model RefSeq protein was modified relative to this genomic sequence to represent the inferred CDS: deleted 1 base in 1 codon), whose translation MMEVVDGRRRRSSDREGEGKEWRRWAVLVATVWIQALTGTNFDFSAYSSALKSSLGISQEALNYLATASDLGKALGWSSGLALLCMPLHAVLLLSAALGLAAYAAQYYCLLFLNGALTIPYPLVFLVCLIAGCSICWFNTVCFVLCIRSFSASNRSLALSLSISFNGLSAAFYTLFANALSPFSPSVYLLLNAILPLAVSILALPAILLCQPHDSHLCSVLKHDRRVFLGLYILAFITGIYLVIFGSFTTTSSTAWVILTGAMVLLFLPLIVPASSSCSQHVDTHGPAPGSPLNHDDPQKPLLLNNDHQMESDGMMQKTVEHEMQGCCCGTILEKGRVVVLGEEHSAKKLIRCVDFWLYYTAYFCGATVGLVYSNNLGQIAQSLHQQSRLTMLLAVYSSCSFFGRLLSALPDFLHRTVSFARTGWLTAALVPMPMAFFLMWKLQDGSTLVAGTALIGLSSGFIFAAAVSVTSELFGPNSIGVNHNILITNIPLGSLLYGQIAALVYDTNGRRMTILDNRTGIIDTMVVCMGAKCYSTTFFVWGCITLLGLVSSILLFLRTRPAYATAAGGPVVSTFTKFRVDRGTP comes from the exons ATGATGGAGGTGGTggacgggcggcggcggaggagcagcgaccgggagggggaggggaaggaATGGCGTCGTTGGGCGGTGCTGGTGGCAACGGTGTGGATCCAGGCGCTGACGGGGACCAACTTCGACTTCTCGGCCTACTCGTCGGCGCTCAAGTCGTCGCTGGGCATCTCCCAGGAGGCGCTCAACTACCTGGCCACCGCCTCCGACCTCGGCAAGGCCTTGGGCTGGTCGTCGGGCCTGGCGCTGCTGTGCATGCCCCTCCACGCCGTGCTGCTCCTCTCCGCCGCGCTGGGCCTCGCCGCCTACGCCGCGCAGTACTActgcctcctcttcctcaacGGCGCCCTCACCATCCCATACCCACTC GTGTTCTTGGTCTGCCTGATAGCAGGGTGCAGCATCTGCTGGTTCAACACAGTCTGCTTTGTTCTCTGCATACGCTCCTTCTCCGCAAGCAATCGCTCCCTGGCCCTCTCGCTCTCCATAAGCTTCAATGGGCTGAGTGCTGCCTTCTACACTCTCTTTGCAAACGCCCTTTCCCCCTTCTCTCCATCTGTCTACCTCCTCCTCAATGCCATCCTCCCTCTTGCAGTCTCTATTCTTGCACTCCCAGCGATCCTCCTCTGCCAACCTCATGACAGCCACCTCTGCAGCGTGCTCAAGCATGACAGACGTGTCTTCCTCGGCCTCTACATCCTCGCATTCATCACCGGCATATATCTAGTGATCTTTGGATCTTTCACCACAACCAGCTCCACTGCATGGGTCATCCTCACAGGCGCCATGGTCCTCCTCTTCCTACCTCTCATAGTCCCAGCCTCCTCCAGTTGTTCACAACATGTGGATACACATGGTCCTGCCCCTGGATCGCCACTAAACCATGATGATCCACAGAAGCCACTCCTACTCAATAATGACCATCAGATGGAGTCCGATGGCATGATGCAAAAGACAGTGGAACACGAGATGCAGGGCTGTTGCTGTGGAACAATACTGGAGAAGGGCCGTGTGGTGGTGCTTGGTGAAGAGCATAGTGCAAAGAAGCTCATTCGGTGTGTGGACTTCTGGCTCTACTACACAGCATACTTCTGTGGTGCCACCGTTGGGCTGGTGTACAGCAACAACTTGGGGCAGATTGCGCAGTCATTGCACCAGCAATCACGACTCACCATGCTTCTCGCCGTCTACTCCTCCTGCTCCTTCTTCGGCCGCCTACTCTCTGCGCTCCCTGACTTCCTTCACAG GACGGTGTCATTTGCTCGGACAGGGTGGCTTACAGCTGCGTTGGTGCCCATGCCAATGGCCTTTTTCCTTATGTGGAAACTGCAAGATGGAAGCACTCTGGTAGCAGGAACGGCACTAATTGGCCTAAGCTCAGGGTTCATCTTCGCAGCAGCAGTGTCAGTGACCTCCGAGCTCTTTGGACCGAATAGCATTGGTGTGAATCACAACATCCTAATCACCAATATCCCTCTGGGCTCACTCCTCTATGGCCAGATTGCTGCCCTGGTATACGACACAAATGGTCGAAGGATGACAATACTGGATAACCGCACTGGCATCATTGACACCATGGTGGTGTGCATGGGGGCGAAGTGCTACTCGACAACATTCTTCGTGTGGGGTTGCATCACATTGCTGGGGTTGGTGTCAAGCATACTTCTATTCTTAAGAACAAGACCAGCTTATGCTACTGCTGCTGGT GGACCAGTTGTAAGCACCTTCACCAAGTTTCGAGTTGACAGAGGAACACCTTGA
- the LOC133904224 gene encoding xylan O-acetyltransferase 12-like, with product MKAEATHKATASGSKMAVLQAPVGVRSIVSSMVAFFIVASSITFLLDRGQEAQVQMAVGQEHHREMQVRGTTEAGDAGEEECNWSRGRWVYDNVSRPLYSGLQCAFIFPEVACDKYGRKDVMYQQWRWQPHGCDLPRFNATKLLEKLRNKRLVFVGDSVNRNQWVSLVCMVDASIPDTRHKMRVFNGSIISFKALEYNATIDFYWSPLLLESNSDNPIIHRVEYRIIRADRIEKHAAAWRDADIIVFNSYLWWRKQKDDMRMKVMYGSFEDGDARLDEVEMIDGFEIALKKLTEWLGENIDKNKTRIFFAGSSPTHSWASNWGGEDSNKCLNETEPIYKIGYKAATTDYSLMAKAKSYFATLERKGIHVEILNITELSDYRKDGHPTVFRRQFVPLTKEQIANPASYADCTHWCLPGVPDVWNEFLYGYLMYK from the exons atgaaGGCAGAGGCCACTCACAAGGCAACGGCATCAGGCAGCAAGATGGCGGTGCTCCAAGCTCCTGTTGGAGTGAGGAGCATCGTGAGCTCCATGGTGGCCTTCTTCATCGTAGCCAGCTCCATCACCTTCTTGCTCGACCGAGGCCAGGAAGCGCAGGTGCAAATGGCGGTCGGACAAGAACACCACCGAGAAATGCAGGTGAGAGGGACAACCGAGGCGGGGgacgccggcgaggaggagtGCAACTGGTCGAGGGGACGGTGGGTGTACGACAACGTGTCCCGGCCATTGTACTCTGGGCTCCAGTGTGCTTTCATCTTCCCCGAGGTGGCTTGCGACAAATATGGCAGGAAGGATGTCATGTACCAGCAATGGAGATGGCAGCCCCATGGATGCGACCTTCCGAG ATTCAATGCCACCAAGCTGCTTGAAAAGCTGAGGAACAAGAGATTGGTGTTTGTGGGCGATTCAGTCAACAGGAACCAATGGGTTTCCCTGGTGTGCATGGTGGATGCCTCTATACCTGATACCAGGCACAAGATGCGCGTCTTCAATGGCTCGATCATTTCCTTCAAGGCTTTG GAATACAATGCGACGATAGACTTCTACTGGTCGCcgctgctgctggagtccaaCAGCGACAACCCCATTATCCACCGTGTAGAGTACCGGATCATTAGGGCAGACAGAATCGAGAAGCACGCCGCTGCCTGGAGGGATGCTGACATCATTGTCTTCAATTCTTACCTGTGGTGGAGGAAGCAGAAGGATGACATGAGGATGAAGGTCAT GTATGGTTCATTTGAAGATGGTGATGCAAGGTTAGACGAAGTGGAAATGATTGATGGTTTCGAGATAGCTCTCAAGAAACTAACCGAATGGCTCGGAGAGAATATTGACAAGAACAAGACTAGGATCTTTTTCGCAGGATCATCACCTACACATTCCTG GGCTAGCAACTGGGGTGGAGAAGACAGCAACAAATGCCTCAATGAAACGGAGCCGATCTACAAAATCGGATACAAAGCCGCAACTACAGATTACAGCTTGATGGCCAAGGCTAAGTCGTATTTTGCAACATTGGAGAGGAAAGGTATACATGTTGAGATACTGAACATCACGGAGCTGTCCGACTACCGCAAGGACGGGCATCCCACGGTGTTCAGAAGACAGTTTGTTCCTCTGACGAAAGAGCAGATTGCGAACCCAGCCAGCTACGCGGATTGCACGCACTGGTGCCTCCCCGGTGTTCCTGACGTCTGGAACGAGTTTTTGTATGGCTACCTCATGTACAAATGA
- the LOC133904764 gene encoding uncharacterized protein LOC133904764 isoform X1: MPCLNLSTNVNLDGVDTSSILAEASKTVATVIGKPEAYVMVVLKGSVPMAFGGTQEPAAYGELVSIGGLNPDVNKKLSAGIASILESKLSIPKSRYYLKFYDSKAHPAQEHAQCLHALHQE; the protein is encoded by the exons ATGCCTTGCCTGAACCTGTCGACGAACGTGAACCTGGATGGGGTGGACACCTCCTCCATCCTCGCCGAAGCCTCCAAGACCGTCGCCACCGTCATCGGCAAGCCCGAGGCC TACGTGATGGTTGTTCTCAAGGGTTCAGTGCCTATGGCATTTGGAGGCACCCAGGAGCCTGCAGCTTATGGTGAACTGGTTTCCATTGGAGGGCTGAACCCTGATGTCAATAAGAAGCTGAGTGCCGGCATAGCTTCTATCCTGGAGTCAAAGCTGTCCATTCCCAAGTCTCGCTACTACCTCAAGTTCTACGATTCAAAG GCCCATCCGGCACAAGAACATGCTCAGTGTTTGCATGCTTTGCATCAAGAATAG
- the LOC133904764 gene encoding uncharacterized protein LOC133904764 isoform X2 has translation MPCLNLSTNVNLDGVDTSSILAEASKTVATVIGKPEAYVMVVLKGSVPMAFGGTQEPAAYGELVSIGGLNPDVNKKLSAGIASILESKLSIPKSRYYLKFYDSKRSDFGWNGSTF, from the exons ATGCCTTGCCTGAACCTGTCGACGAACGTGAACCTGGATGGGGTGGACACCTCCTCCATCCTCGCCGAAGCCTCCAAGACCGTCGCCACCGTCATCGGCAAGCCCGAGGCC TACGTGATGGTTGTTCTCAAGGGTTCAGTGCCTATGGCATTTGGAGGCACCCAGGAGCCTGCAGCTTATGGTGAACTGGTTTCCATTGGAGGGCTGAACCCTGATGTCAATAAGAAGCTGAGTGCCGGCATAGCTTCTATCCTGGAGTCAAAGCTGTCCATTCCCAAGTCTCGCTACTACCTCAAGTTCTACGATTCAAAG CGCTCAGACTTCGGTTGGAACGGCTCCACCTTCTAG